In Lycium ferocissimum isolate CSIRO_LF1 chromosome 11, AGI_CSIRO_Lferr_CH_V1, whole genome shotgun sequence, a single genomic region encodes these proteins:
- the LOC132037685 gene encoding leucine-rich repeat extensin-like protein 4: MASFSFPITTTAFVLLLLSLTSNVFNNLAAKHSHHSSSVKAKTNPRLQKAYIALQAWKRVIYSDPKNTTANWIGPSVCNYTGIYCTPFPNDTKIQVVAGIDLNHADIAGFLPEEFGLLNDLALLHLNSNRFCGILPLSLSNLTLLHELDISNNRFVGPFPHVVLSLPSLKYLDLRYNEFEGPLPSQLFSKDLDAIFVNNNRLTSVIPSNLGSSTASVVVFANNYFGGCLPPSIANFANTLEELLLINTSLSGCLPPEVGFLYKLKVLDVSNNKLAGPVPYTIAGLAHLELLNLAHNMFSGIVPEGICVLPKLSNFTFSYNYFCEEQGICSNLTSKGTLFDDRMNCLPEKPLQRSKKECDAVAEHPIDCLAFHCGT; the protein is encoded by the coding sequence ATGGCTTCATTTTCCTTTCCTATTACTACCACTGCCTTTGTTCTCTTGCTTCTAAGTCTCACCTCCAATGTGTTCAACAACTTAGCAGCCAAACACAGCCACCATTCCTCCTCTGTTAAGGCCAAAACAAACCCGAGGCTGCAAAAAGCCTACATTGCTCTCCAAGCTTGGAAGCGCGTTATCTACTCTGATCCTAAAAACACGACCGCCAATTGGATTGGCCCTTCAGTGTGCAACTACACTGGCATATATTGCACACCATTCCCTAATGACACAAAAATCCAAGTTGTTGCTGGCATTGATCTGAACCATGCTGATATAGCCGGTTTCCTACCTGAGGAATTCGGCCTTCTCAACGACTTAGCCTTACTGCACCTAAACAGCAATCGCTTCTGTGGAATCCTCCCACTCTCTTTATCAAATCTTACTCTCTTGCATGAGCTTGATATAAGTAACAACCGATTCGTAGGACCTTTTCCACACGTCGTGCTCTCTCTGCCTTCTTTAAAATATCTTGATCTTCGCTACAATGAGTTTGAAGGTCCATTGCCTTCTCAACTCTTTAGCAAAGATCTCGATGCTATTTTCGTTAACAATAACCGTTTAACTTCCGTGATCCCTTCGAATTTAGGATCAAGCACTGCTTCTGTTGTGGTTTTTGCCAATAACTACTTTGGAGGATGCTTACCACCTAGCATAGCCAACTTTGCAAACACCTTAGAAGAATTGCTTCTTATTAATACTAGCTTATCAGGATGTTTGCCTCCTGAAGTTGGATTTTTGTACAAGTTAAAAGTTCTAGATGTGAGCAATAACAAGTTAGCAGGGCCAGTGCCTTATACTATTGCTGGTTTAGCTCATTTGGAGCTACTAAATTTAGCACATAACATGTTTAGTGGAATTGTGCCAGAGGGAATATGTGTATTGCCAAAACTCTCAAACTTCACATTCTCTTATAACTATTTTTGTGAGGAGCAAGGGATTTGCAGCAACTTGACATCAAAGGGCACACTGTTCGATGATCGTATGAACTGTTTGCCAGAAAAGCCTCTTCAGAGAAGCAAGAAGGAATGTGATGCTGTGGCTGAACATCCCATTGACTGTTTAGCTTTTCATTGTGGCACTTGA
- the LOC132037936 gene encoding transmembrane E3 ubiquitin-protein ligase FLY2 isoform X3 encodes MGVAKNLNFLRKNYGVWFRIVFYLWFFFGGLCKVKGVRPLRERYRSWGDEQWLSARKDENELGPFSAWNITGTFRGSWRFLDSKNSSSLFPDFKKSDGNSVLELISTPTKITGVHYVQGVIIFHDVFDNEHGGAQIRVEGVYVWPFRQLRMVAHSKEGEIGQEDDYLLSNPYHLLGIFSSQVFQESPRDKIWKRKHSPMYEMEKHCNVEIAAQISRVSSSTNDGDHDHYHLEGLMESPSVDDDGDCFSPILLNATSINIEVYYNKAVNYTLMVTFVSFLQVLLLIRQMEHSNTQSGAAKVSILMIGQQGIIDAYLCLLHLTAGILVESLFNAFATAAFFKFVVFSIFEMRYLLAIWKANRPMNTGEGWEAMRRELSVLYSRFYGILLGGILIMYEFHKFVQPLLLLLHSFWIPQIVTNIIRDSRKPLHPHYILGMTVTRLAIPLYVFGCPHNFMRIEPDKNWCICLGIFMAVQALVLLLQHYLGSRWFIPRQILPEKYSYYRRFDQNGNHATDCVICMTAIELTLRSNNCMVTPCDHFFHSGCLQRWMDIKMECPTCRRPLPPA; translated from the exons ATGGGTGTGGCtaaaaatttgaactttttaaGAAAGAATTATGGGGTTTGGTTTAGAATTGTGTTTTATTTATGGTTTTTCTTTGGAGGATTGTGCAAAGTAAAGGGAGTAAGGCCTCTTAGAGAAAGATATCGTTCTTGGGGTGATGAG CAGTGGCTTTCTGCAAGGAAGGATGAGAATGAATTGGGTCCATTTTCTGCTTGGAATATAACAGGAACGTTCAGAG GGTCTTGGAGGTTCCTAGATTCAAAGAATAGCTCTTCCCTTTTTCCTGATTTTAAGAAATCCGATGGAAACTCTGTCCTGGAATTGATTAGTACTCCTACAAAAATAACTGGTGTACATTATGTTCAG GGtgtaataatttttcatgatgtttttgaCAATGAACATGGGGGTGCTCAAATCAGAGTAGAAGGAGTATATGTATGGCCATTCAGACAACTTCGGATGGTAGCTCACAG CAAAGAGGGTGAGATTGGCCAGGAAGATGATTATCTATTATCAAATCCTTATCATCTG CTTGGAATTTTCTCATCTCAGGTCTTCCAAGAGTCTCCACGAGATAAGATTTGGAAACGGAAACACT CACCTATGTATGAGATGGAGAAACATTGTAATGTTGAAATTGCAGCACAGATTTCTCGAGTGTCATCTTCCACAAACG ATGGAGATCATGATCATTATCATCTAGAAGGATTGATGGAGAGCCCTTCAGTGGATGATGACGGAGACTGTTTCTCCCCGATCCTATTGAATGCTACTTCTATCAATATAGAGGTTTACTACAACAAAGCAGTTAACTATACGTTGATGGTCACCTTT GTTTCTTTTCTTCAAGTGCTCCTTCTCATTCGGCAAATGGAACATAGCAATACCCAATCA GGAGCTGCAAAAGTTTCAATTTTGATGATCGGACAACAGGGAATAATTGATGCTTATCTTTGTCTTCTACATCTGACTGCAGGCATACTTGTTG AATCGCTGTTCAATGCTTTTGCAACCGCTGCATTTTTCAAGTTTGTTGTCTTCTCAATATTTGAGATGAGATATCTTCTCGCTATATGGAAGGCAAATAGACCTATGAATACTGGAGAGGGTTGGGAAGCAATGAGGCGCGAACTGTCAGTTCTGTACAGCCGTTTCT ATGGGATCCTTTTAGGTGGAATTTTAATCATGTATGAGTTCCATAAGTTTGTGCAACCTCTTCTTCTCCTTTTACACTCTTTTTGGATACCTCAAATTGTAACTAACATTATTCGTGACTCGAGAAAACCATTGCATCCTCATTACATCTTGGGAATGACTGTTACTCGGCTAGCAATTCCACTATATGTCTTTGGTTGTCCTCACAATTTTATGCGCATAGAGCCCGACAAAAATTGGTGCATCTGCTTGGGAATCTTCATGGCAGTTCAGGCATTAGTTCTTCTTTTGCAGCACTATCTTGGATCTCGGTGGTTCATTCCCCGACAG ATTTTACCGGAAAAATAtagttattacagaagatttgaccagaatggaaatcatgcaaCTGACTGTGTCATTTGCATGACTGCTATTGAACTCACTCTTCGTTCAAATAATTGCATG GTGACGCCTTGTGATCATTTCTTTCATTCGGGTTGTTTGCAAAGATGGATGGACATAAAGATGGAGTGCCCAACATGTCGACGCCCTCTTCCTCCTGCCTGA
- the LOC132037936 gene encoding transmembrane E3 ubiquitin-protein ligase FLY2 isoform X2: MGVAKNLNFLRKNYGVWFRIVFYLWFFFGGLCKVKGVRPLRERYRSWGDEWLSARKDENELGPFSAWNITGTFRGSWRFLDSKNSSSLFPDFKKSDGNSVLELISTPTKITGVHYVQGVIIFHDVFDNEHGGAQIRVEGVYVWPFRQLRMVAHSSKEGEIGQEDDYLLSNPYHLLGIFSSQVFQESPRDKIWKRKHSPMYEMEKHCNVEIAAQISRVSSSTNDGDHDHYHLEGLMESPSVDDDGDCFSPILLNATSINIEVYYNKAVNYTLMVTFVSFLQVLLLIRQMEHSNTQSGAAKVSILMIGQQGIIDAYLCLLHLTAGILVESLFNAFATAAFFKFVVFSIFEMRYLLAIWKANRPMNTGEGWEAMRRELSVLYSRFYGILLGGILIMYEFHKFVQPLLLLLHSFWIPQIVTNIIRDSRKPLHPHYILGMTVTRLAIPLYVFGCPHNFMRIEPDKNWCICLGIFMAVQALVLLLQHYLGSRWFIPRQILPEKYSYYRRFDQNGNHATDCVICMTAIELTLRSNNCMVTPCDHFFHSGCLQRWMDIKMECPTCRRPLPPA; the protein is encoded by the exons ATGGGTGTGGCtaaaaatttgaactttttaaGAAAGAATTATGGGGTTTGGTTTAGAATTGTGTTTTATTTATGGTTTTTCTTTGGAGGATTGTGCAAAGTAAAGGGAGTAAGGCCTCTTAGAGAAAGATATCGTTCTTGGGGTGATGAG TGGCTTTCTGCAAGGAAGGATGAGAATGAATTGGGTCCATTTTCTGCTTGGAATATAACAGGAACGTTCAGAG GGTCTTGGAGGTTCCTAGATTCAAAGAATAGCTCTTCCCTTTTTCCTGATTTTAAGAAATCCGATGGAAACTCTGTCCTGGAATTGATTAGTACTCCTACAAAAATAACTGGTGTACATTATGTTCAG GGtgtaataatttttcatgatgtttttgaCAATGAACATGGGGGTGCTCAAATCAGAGTAGAAGGAGTATATGTATGGCCATTCAGACAACTTCGGATGGTAGCTCACAG CAGCAAAGAGGGTGAGATTGGCCAGGAAGATGATTATCTATTATCAAATCCTTATCATCTG CTTGGAATTTTCTCATCTCAGGTCTTCCAAGAGTCTCCACGAGATAAGATTTGGAAACGGAAACACT CACCTATGTATGAGATGGAGAAACATTGTAATGTTGAAATTGCAGCACAGATTTCTCGAGTGTCATCTTCCACAAACG ATGGAGATCATGATCATTATCATCTAGAAGGATTGATGGAGAGCCCTTCAGTGGATGATGACGGAGACTGTTTCTCCCCGATCCTATTGAATGCTACTTCTATCAATATAGAGGTTTACTACAACAAAGCAGTTAACTATACGTTGATGGTCACCTTT GTTTCTTTTCTTCAAGTGCTCCTTCTCATTCGGCAAATGGAACATAGCAATACCCAATCA GGAGCTGCAAAAGTTTCAATTTTGATGATCGGACAACAGGGAATAATTGATGCTTATCTTTGTCTTCTACATCTGACTGCAGGCATACTTGTTG AATCGCTGTTCAATGCTTTTGCAACCGCTGCATTTTTCAAGTTTGTTGTCTTCTCAATATTTGAGATGAGATATCTTCTCGCTATATGGAAGGCAAATAGACCTATGAATACTGGAGAGGGTTGGGAAGCAATGAGGCGCGAACTGTCAGTTCTGTACAGCCGTTTCT ATGGGATCCTTTTAGGTGGAATTTTAATCATGTATGAGTTCCATAAGTTTGTGCAACCTCTTCTTCTCCTTTTACACTCTTTTTGGATACCTCAAATTGTAACTAACATTATTCGTGACTCGAGAAAACCATTGCATCCTCATTACATCTTGGGAATGACTGTTACTCGGCTAGCAATTCCACTATATGTCTTTGGTTGTCCTCACAATTTTATGCGCATAGAGCCCGACAAAAATTGGTGCATCTGCTTGGGAATCTTCATGGCAGTTCAGGCATTAGTTCTTCTTTTGCAGCACTATCTTGGATCTCGGTGGTTCATTCCCCGACAG ATTTTACCGGAAAAATAtagttattacagaagatttgaccagaatggaaatcatgcaaCTGACTGTGTCATTTGCATGACTGCTATTGAACTCACTCTTCGTTCAAATAATTGCATG GTGACGCCTTGTGATCATTTCTTTCATTCGGGTTGTTTGCAAAGATGGATGGACATAAAGATGGAGTGCCCAACATGTCGACGCCCTCTTCCTCCTGCCTGA
- the LOC132037936 gene encoding transmembrane E3 ubiquitin-protein ligase FLY2 isoform X1, producing the protein MGVAKNLNFLRKNYGVWFRIVFYLWFFFGGLCKVKGVRPLRERYRSWGDEQWLSARKDENELGPFSAWNITGTFRGSWRFLDSKNSSSLFPDFKKSDGNSVLELISTPTKITGVHYVQGVIIFHDVFDNEHGGAQIRVEGVYVWPFRQLRMVAHSSKEGEIGQEDDYLLSNPYHLLGIFSSQVFQESPRDKIWKRKHSPMYEMEKHCNVEIAAQISRVSSSTNDGDHDHYHLEGLMESPSVDDDGDCFSPILLNATSINIEVYYNKAVNYTLMVTFVSFLQVLLLIRQMEHSNTQSGAAKVSILMIGQQGIIDAYLCLLHLTAGILVESLFNAFATAAFFKFVVFSIFEMRYLLAIWKANRPMNTGEGWEAMRRELSVLYSRFYGILLGGILIMYEFHKFVQPLLLLLHSFWIPQIVTNIIRDSRKPLHPHYILGMTVTRLAIPLYVFGCPHNFMRIEPDKNWCICLGIFMAVQALVLLLQHYLGSRWFIPRQILPEKYSYYRRFDQNGNHATDCVICMTAIELTLRSNNCMVTPCDHFFHSGCLQRWMDIKMECPTCRRPLPPA; encoded by the exons ATGGGTGTGGCtaaaaatttgaactttttaaGAAAGAATTATGGGGTTTGGTTTAGAATTGTGTTTTATTTATGGTTTTTCTTTGGAGGATTGTGCAAAGTAAAGGGAGTAAGGCCTCTTAGAGAAAGATATCGTTCTTGGGGTGATGAG CAGTGGCTTTCTGCAAGGAAGGATGAGAATGAATTGGGTCCATTTTCTGCTTGGAATATAACAGGAACGTTCAGAG GGTCTTGGAGGTTCCTAGATTCAAAGAATAGCTCTTCCCTTTTTCCTGATTTTAAGAAATCCGATGGAAACTCTGTCCTGGAATTGATTAGTACTCCTACAAAAATAACTGGTGTACATTATGTTCAG GGtgtaataatttttcatgatgtttttgaCAATGAACATGGGGGTGCTCAAATCAGAGTAGAAGGAGTATATGTATGGCCATTCAGACAACTTCGGATGGTAGCTCACAG CAGCAAAGAGGGTGAGATTGGCCAGGAAGATGATTATCTATTATCAAATCCTTATCATCTG CTTGGAATTTTCTCATCTCAGGTCTTCCAAGAGTCTCCACGAGATAAGATTTGGAAACGGAAACACT CACCTATGTATGAGATGGAGAAACATTGTAATGTTGAAATTGCAGCACAGATTTCTCGAGTGTCATCTTCCACAAACG ATGGAGATCATGATCATTATCATCTAGAAGGATTGATGGAGAGCCCTTCAGTGGATGATGACGGAGACTGTTTCTCCCCGATCCTATTGAATGCTACTTCTATCAATATAGAGGTTTACTACAACAAAGCAGTTAACTATACGTTGATGGTCACCTTT GTTTCTTTTCTTCAAGTGCTCCTTCTCATTCGGCAAATGGAACATAGCAATACCCAATCA GGAGCTGCAAAAGTTTCAATTTTGATGATCGGACAACAGGGAATAATTGATGCTTATCTTTGTCTTCTACATCTGACTGCAGGCATACTTGTTG AATCGCTGTTCAATGCTTTTGCAACCGCTGCATTTTTCAAGTTTGTTGTCTTCTCAATATTTGAGATGAGATATCTTCTCGCTATATGGAAGGCAAATAGACCTATGAATACTGGAGAGGGTTGGGAAGCAATGAGGCGCGAACTGTCAGTTCTGTACAGCCGTTTCT ATGGGATCCTTTTAGGTGGAATTTTAATCATGTATGAGTTCCATAAGTTTGTGCAACCTCTTCTTCTCCTTTTACACTCTTTTTGGATACCTCAAATTGTAACTAACATTATTCGTGACTCGAGAAAACCATTGCATCCTCATTACATCTTGGGAATGACTGTTACTCGGCTAGCAATTCCACTATATGTCTTTGGTTGTCCTCACAATTTTATGCGCATAGAGCCCGACAAAAATTGGTGCATCTGCTTGGGAATCTTCATGGCAGTTCAGGCATTAGTTCTTCTTTTGCAGCACTATCTTGGATCTCGGTGGTTCATTCCCCGACAG ATTTTACCGGAAAAATAtagttattacagaagatttgaccagaatggaaatcatgcaaCTGACTGTGTCATTTGCATGACTGCTATTGAACTCACTCTTCGTTCAAATAATTGCATG GTGACGCCTTGTGATCATTTCTTTCATTCGGGTTGTTTGCAAAGATGGATGGACATAAAGATGGAGTGCCCAACATGTCGACGCCCTCTTCCTCCTGCCTGA